In a single window of the Cryptococcus neoformans var. neoformans JEC21 chromosome 11 sequence genome:
- a CDS encoding mitochondrial ribosomal protein s24, putative gives MPVRIRFARHGHRKNPIFHLVAINSKRPRDGKPLELLGVYDPIPRVREGNTPPAAANVFAKGTEDMIVKEKKVELNVDRIKYWLGVGAQPTRSAVKLLERGGVLTTPHKWQHMWSPPPSGIPQTGAASGKAVESTLP, from the exons ATTCGCCCGTCACGGCCACCGCAAAAatcccatcttccatcttgtcGCTATCAACTCTAAACGACCGCGAGACGGCAAGCCTCTTGAGCTCTTGGGCGTGTACGACCCCATCCCCCGTGTGCGAGAAGGCAACACACCTCCAGCCGCCGCCAATGTTTTTGCAAAGGGTACCGAGGATATGATCgtaaaggagaagaaagtcgAGTTGAATGTGGACAGGATAAAGTACTGGTTAGGCGTGGGCGCGCAACCTACTAGGAGTGCTGTCAAGTTATTGGAGAGG GGAGGTGTTCTCACCACTCCCCACAAGTGGCAACATATGTGgtctcctcccccttcaGGAATCCCACAAACAGGAGCAGCTAGTGGAAAGGCGGTGGAAAGTACATTGCCTTAA